The following are encoded together in the Oncorhynchus nerka isolate Pitt River linkage group LG23, Oner_Uvic_2.0, whole genome shotgun sequence genome:
- the LOC115121582 gene encoding synaptopodin 2-like protein isoform X3, producing MDSDSDTHTHTHRRQRHTPPDARSPGRQQEEEETSEISGYESAPDGGVSLQGTWEQLPTLGNGGIQQWEQPTGSGTGGFQPGVPRREVVYQPQTQPPQARPEWTHPARPVLHHAQGEPVVGGEVEGDSGFQEAGGGVVLACSPLVSPERARGAMMLCSSSQMVPMVGAQLTPLSDELSATYKEKARQAKLQRGESVVDRQVKEARTKCRSIASLLTDAPNSNSKGVLMFKKRRQRAKKFTLTCFGRAEGEVGAETGGETEGEVGPETGGETEGEEEEGSSFPSGSEVDEEGFAGTFDPTWDSEYLDMLDRRSSACPSTYNSRPQTPTNQSSGLDSLAYQSPEVNMSFNQGSEMNAPAYQSPGLVYIAYQGKETKQYEQQRKLATPVTYNSAPNTSLTTSLSNGGSAGMSQASVVLTSPSHTPIPPQPDLNTNPNPPGGIHNRTARPFTSGLAPSRPPASPVIFRPVQPTPGLTMVSKPTAEVSMVTIASPRPSGAPEARRAVSSTSLYIPPRPTESILSPPPLVLSPPSSHTCTPSQPFPSPSVHTATFSPSSDCCSPSHYPPQPTQHFCSLTAPQLFSPPPAPIQHFSTPSQPFSPPPPHAPVYPSSAMAAQPFSPPSSSNQPFSPSSATPYIPSLAQTQPPPPLTFNSYVSMTNPAMVTPSTAQTPASDSLSSREQRIAVPASRTGILAEARRRSNKKPMFRPSVENKKDVSPNPALLELLQNPDAPTRIGPGPMGPSGGVSGEAGGESGPEEDWLKLGAEACNFMQAQRGSKPPPVAPKPQPPPQVPQLAGKGGQLFARRQSRMDRYVVETPSSPQPSPGHPRQPSPTPSLPSQFKYSSSCRAPPPISYNPLLSPSCPPQAQRQRAGVVGQGGGSAGHKATPGGQKAQGIKALDFMSHQPYQLNSSLFSYGGRTPQGQNKMPRVYEVKRFSTPPPTGPAPTVIIPRSATTLGEPMWRSDVISLPPTATSCYQSLSTPPYQPQPQWVPPTPAPTGPLPQLPSFSCVHVPNPNPYPSQAHAPQQGNSQFKSAPDLSPLAHTPPRPASTQPSRVPRPKFSTSNLGLQPSVWRPGSTMT from the exons ATGGACAGCGattcggacacacacacacacacacaccgccgccAGCGACACACTCCTCCGGACGCGCGCTCTCCCGGTCgccagcaggaggaggaggagacttcGGAGATAAGCGG gtatGAGAGCGCTCCAGATGGGGGTGTTTCCCTGCAGGGGACCTGGGAGCAACTACCCACACTGGGAAATGGGGGGATCCAACAGTGGGAGCAACCAACGGGATCAGGAACAGGGGGGTTTCAACCTGGAGTACCACGCAGGGAGGTGGTCTACCAACCCCAAACCCAACCCCCGCAGGCCCGGCCAGAGTGGACCCACCCAGCCCGGCCCGTCCTACACCATGCGCAGGGGGAGCCGGTggtgggaggagaggtggagggagacagtGGGTTCCAGGAGGCAGGGGGGGGTGTGGTTCTGGCCTGCTCACCCCTGGTGTCTCCAGAGCGGGCTAGAGGAGCCATGATGCTGTGCTCCAGCTCTCAGATGGTTCCCATGGTGGGTGCCCAGCTGACCCCACTCAGTGATGAACTGTCTGCTACGTACAAGGAAAAGGCCCGGCAAGCCA agctgcagagaggagagagtgtggtaGACAGGCAGGTGAAAGAGGCTCGTACTAAATGTCGTTCCATCGCCTCCCTGCTCACCGACGCTCCAAACTCCAACTCCAAAGGAGTTCTCATGTTCAAGAAGAGACGCCAGCGTGCCAAGAAGTTCACCCTCACCTGTTTTGGCCGCGCGGAGGGGGAGGTGGGTgctgagacagggggagagacggagggggaggtgGGTcctgagactgggggagagacggagggagaggaggaggaggggagttccTTCCCCTCGGGTTCAGAGGTGGATGAAGAGGGCTTTGCTGGAACCTTTGACCCCACGTGGGACAGCGAATACCTGGACATGCTGGATAGGAGGAGTTCTGCCTGCCCCTCCACCTATAACTCAAGGCCCCAAACACCAACTAATCAGAGCTCAGGGTTGGATTCCTTGGCCTATCAGAGTCCAGAGGTGAACATGTCATTCAATCAGGGGTCTGAGATGAATGCCCCAGCCTATCAGAGCCCCGGGCTGGTCTACATAGCCTATCAGGGGAAAGAGACAAAGCAGTATGAGCAGCAAAGGAAATTGGCCACTCCTGTCACCTACAACTCTGCCCCTAACACCTCCCTGACTACAAGTTTGTCCAATGGGGGCTCAGCAGGGATGAGTCAGGCCAGTGTGGTTCTGACTTCCCCCTCTCACACCCCTATCCCCCCCCAGCCTGAcctaaacactaaccctaacccgccTGGGGGAATCCATAACCGCACGGCACGCCCCTTCACCTCAGGCCTCGCCCCATCTCGCCCCCCTGCCAGCCCTGTCATCTTCCGACCCGTCCAGCCCACTCCTGGCTTAACAATGGTTTCCAAACCCACTGCTGAGGTATCCATGGTAACCATTGCCTCCCCTCGCCCTTCAGGGGCGCCCGAGGCCAGGAGAGCGGTCTCCAGtacctccctctacatccccccTAGACCTACTgaatccatcctctctcctcctcctcttgttctctctcctccatcctctcataCCTGCACTCCCTCTCagcctttcccttctccctcagtCCATACTGCCACCTTCTCTCCTTCTTCTGACTGCTGTTCTCCTTCTCATTATCCTCCTCAACCCACCCAACACTTCTGCTCCTTGACTGCTCCTCAactattctctcctcctcctgcccccaTTCAACACTTCTCTACTCCTAGTCAacctttctcccctcctcctcctcatgccCCAGTCTATCCATCCTCTGCCATGGCTGCCcagcccttctctcctccttcttcttctaatcaacccttctctccatcctctgccACACCTTACATTCCCTCCCTTGCTCAGACCCAACCCCCTCCTCCCTTGACCTTCAACTCCTATGTCTCTATGACAAACCCTGCCATGGTGACCCCCTCCACTGCTCAGACCCCTGCCTCTGATTCATTGTCGTCCCGTGAGCAGCGTATCGCCGTCCCCGCCTCCAGAACAGGCATTCTCGCGGAGGCGCGTCGTCGCAGCAACAAGAAGCCTATGTTCCGTCCTTCTGTGGAGAACAAGAAGGACGTGTCTCCCAACCCGGCCCTGCTGGAACTGCTCCAAAACCCGGATGCACCGACCAGGATAGGCCCAGGCCCCATGGGGCCTAGTGGAGGAGTTAGTGGGGAGGCTGGAGGTGAGTCAGGCCCTGAAGAGGACTGGTTGAAGCTGGGGGCTGAGGCCTGTAACTTCATGCAGGCACAGAGAGGCTCCAAGCCCCCTCCTGTGGCCCCTAAACCCCAGCCTCCTCCACAGGTACCCCAGCTAGCAGGGAAGGGGGGTCAGCTGTTCGCCCGTAGGCAGAGCAGGATGGATCGCTATGTGGTGGAGACCCCCTCCTCACCCCAACCCAGTCCTGGCCACCCCCGCCAGCCCTCTcccacaccctccctcccctctcaatTCAAATACTCCTCCAGCTGCAGAGCCCCCCCTCCCATCAGctataaccccctcctctccccctcctgcccTCCCCAGGCCCAGCGCCAGAGGGCGGGGGTAGTAGGACAGGGTGGGGGTTCAGCGGGGCATAAAGCCACCCCTGGGGGTCAGAAGGCTCAAGGCATCAAGGCTCTGGACTTCATGAGTCACCAGCCCTATCAGCTAAACTCCTCCCTCTTCAGCTACGGGGGCAGGACTCCCCAGGGCCAAAACAAGATGCCACGTGTGTATGAGGTCAAACGTTTCTCCACACCACCTCCCACAGGCCCCGCCCCTACTGTCATCATCCCACGGTCAGCGACCACACTAGGAGAACCGATGTGGAGGTCTGATGTCATTTCTCTTCCCCCAACAGCCACTTCCTGCTACCAATCACTCTCTACCCCCCCCTACCAACCTCAGCCCCAGTGGGTCCCTCCTACTCCAGCCCCCACAGGCCCCCTCCCGCAGCTCCCGAGCTTCTCCTgcgtccatgtccctaaccctaacccctacccctcaCAGGCCCACGCCCCCCAACAAGGTAACAGTCAGTTTAAGAGTGCCCCTGATCTGAGCCCTTTGGCCCACACCCCACCTCGCCCCGCCTCCACGCAGCCCTCCAGAGTGCCTCGTCCCAAATTCAGCACCTCTAATCTGGGTCTGCAACCTAGCGTCTGGCGCCCCGGATCCACCATGACCTAA
- the LOC115121582 gene encoding synaptopodin 2-like protein isoform X2, whose translation MVAEEVVVTLSGGAPWGFRLQGGAEHQTPLQVAKVRRRSKACRADLREEDELVAIGDHVCAELNHAQAMMLIDSHRHTLNLRVKRSGFHSVVLPGRIHTATHTDGPACFTLTSPPDSEAYYGEMDSDSDTHTHTHRRQRHTPPDARSPGRQQEEEETSEISGYESAPDGGVSLQGTWEQLPTLGNGGIQQWEQPTGSGTGGFQPGVPRREVVYQPQTQPPQARPEWTHPARPVLHHAQGEPVVGGEVEGDSGFQEAGGGVVLACSPLVSPERARGAMMLCSSSQMVPMVGAQLTPLSDELSATYKEKARQAKLQRGESVVDRQVKEARTKCRSIASLLTDAPNSNSKGVLMFKKRRQRAKKFTLTCFGRAEGEVGAETGGETEGEVGPETGGETEGEEEEGSSFPSGSEVDEEGFAGTFDPTWDSEYLDMLDRRSSACPSTYNSRPQTPTNQSSGLDSLAYQSPEVNMSFNQGSEMNAPAYQSPGLVYIAYQGKETKQYEQQRKLATPVTYNSAPNTSLTTSLSNGGSAGMSQASVVLTSPSHTPIPPQPDLNTNPNPPGGIHNRTARPFTSGLAPSRPPASPVIFRPVQPTPGLTMVSKPTAEVSMVTIASPRPSGAPEARRAVSSTSLYIPPRPTESILSPPPLVLSPPSSHTCTPSQPFPSPSVHTATFSPSSDCCSPSHYPPQPTQHFCSLTAPQLFSPPPAPIQHFSTPSQPFSPPPPHAPVYPSSAMAAQPFSPPSSSNQPFSPSSATPYIPSLAQTQPPPPLTFNSYVSMTNPAMVTPSTAQTPASDSLSSREQRIAVPASRTGILAEARRRSNKKPMFRPSVENKKDVSPNPALLELLQNPDAPTRIGPGPMGPSGGVSGEAGGESGPEEDWLKLGAEACNFMQAQRGSKPPPVAPKPQPPPQVPQLAGKGGQLFARRQSRMDRYVVETPSSPQPSPGHPRQPSPTPSLPSQFKYSSSCRAPPPISYNPLLSPSCPPQAQRQRAGVVGQGGGSAGHKATPGGQKAQGIKALDFMSHQPYQLNSSLFSYGGRTPQGQNKMPRVYEVKRFSTPPPTGPAPTVIIPRSATTLGEPMWRSDVISLPPTATSCYQSLSTPPYQPQPQWVPPTPAPTGPLPQLPSFSCVHVPNPNPYPSQAHAPQQGNSQFKSAPDLSPLAHTPPRPASTQPSRVPRPKFSTSNLGLQPSVWRPGSTMT comes from the exons atggtagcagagGAGGTGGTGGTCACTCTCTCAGGAGGGGCTCCATGGGGCTTCAGACTGCAAGGAGGAGCAGAGCACCAAACACCACTACAGGTGGCCAAG GTGCGACGGCGCAGTAAGGCGTGCCGGGCCGAcctgagggaggaggatgagttGGTTGCCATCGGCGACCATGTCTGTGCAGAGCTCAACCACGCTCAGGCGATGATGCTCATCGACTCCCATCGACACACTCTCAACCTCAGGGTCAAGAG GTCTGGGTTCCATTCTGTGGTCCTGCCGGGTCGgatacacacagccacacacactgaCGGGCCTGCCTGCTTCACCCTCACCTCCCCCCCTGACAGTGAGGCCTATTATGGAGAGATGGACAGCGattcggacacacacacacacacacaccgccgccAGCGACACACTCCTCCGGACGCGCGCTCTCCCGGTCgccagcaggaggaggaggagacttcGGAGATAAGCGG gtatGAGAGCGCTCCAGATGGGGGTGTTTCCCTGCAGGGGACCTGGGAGCAACTACCCACACTGGGAAATGGGGGGATCCAACAGTGGGAGCAACCAACGGGATCAGGAACAGGGGGGTTTCAACCTGGAGTACCACGCAGGGAGGTGGTCTACCAACCCCAAACCCAACCCCCGCAGGCCCGGCCAGAGTGGACCCACCCAGCCCGGCCCGTCCTACACCATGCGCAGGGGGAGCCGGTggtgggaggagaggtggagggagacagtGGGTTCCAGGAGGCAGGGGGGGGTGTGGTTCTGGCCTGCTCACCCCTGGTGTCTCCAGAGCGGGCTAGAGGAGCCATGATGCTGTGCTCCAGCTCTCAGATGGTTCCCATGGTGGGTGCCCAGCTGACCCCACTCAGTGATGAACTGTCTGCTACGTACAAGGAAAAGGCCCGGCAAGCCA agctgcagagaggagagagtgtggtaGACAGGCAGGTGAAAGAGGCTCGTACTAAATGTCGTTCCATCGCCTCCCTGCTCACCGACGCTCCAAACTCCAACTCCAAAGGAGTTCTCATGTTCAAGAAGAGACGCCAGCGTGCCAAGAAGTTCACCCTCACCTGTTTTGGCCGCGCGGAGGGGGAGGTGGGTgctgagacagggggagagacggagggggaggtgGGTcctgagactgggggagagacggagggagaggaggaggaggggagttccTTCCCCTCGGGTTCAGAGGTGGATGAAGAGGGCTTTGCTGGAACCTTTGACCCCACGTGGGACAGCGAATACCTGGACATGCTGGATAGGAGGAGTTCTGCCTGCCCCTCCACCTATAACTCAAGGCCCCAAACACCAACTAATCAGAGCTCAGGGTTGGATTCCTTGGCCTATCAGAGTCCAGAGGTGAACATGTCATTCAATCAGGGGTCTGAGATGAATGCCCCAGCCTATCAGAGCCCCGGGCTGGTCTACATAGCCTATCAGGGGAAAGAGACAAAGCAGTATGAGCAGCAAAGGAAATTGGCCACTCCTGTCACCTACAACTCTGCCCCTAACACCTCCCTGACTACAAGTTTGTCCAATGGGGGCTCAGCAGGGATGAGTCAGGCCAGTGTGGTTCTGACTTCCCCCTCTCACACCCCTATCCCCCCCCAGCCTGAcctaaacactaaccctaacccgccTGGGGGAATCCATAACCGCACGGCACGCCCCTTCACCTCAGGCCTCGCCCCATCTCGCCCCCCTGCCAGCCCTGTCATCTTCCGACCCGTCCAGCCCACTCCTGGCTTAACAATGGTTTCCAAACCCACTGCTGAGGTATCCATGGTAACCATTGCCTCCCCTCGCCCTTCAGGGGCGCCCGAGGCCAGGAGAGCGGTCTCCAGtacctccctctacatccccccTAGACCTACTgaatccatcctctctcctcctcctcttgttctctctcctccatcctctcataCCTGCACTCCCTCTCagcctttcccttctccctcagtCCATACTGCCACCTTCTCTCCTTCTTCTGACTGCTGTTCTCCTTCTCATTATCCTCCTCAACCCACCCAACACTTCTGCTCCTTGACTGCTCCTCAactattctctcctcctcctgcccccaTTCAACACTTCTCTACTCCTAGTCAacctttctcccctcctcctcctcatgccCCAGTCTATCCATCCTCTGCCATGGCTGCCcagcccttctctcctccttcttcttctaatcaacccttctctccatcctctgccACACCTTACATTCCCTCCCTTGCTCAGACCCAACCCCCTCCTCCCTTGACCTTCAACTCCTATGTCTCTATGACAAACCCTGCCATGGTGACCCCCTCCACTGCTCAGACCCCTGCCTCTGATTCATTGTCGTCCCGTGAGCAGCGTATCGCCGTCCCCGCCTCCAGAACAGGCATTCTCGCGGAGGCGCGTCGTCGCAGCAACAAGAAGCCTATGTTCCGTCCTTCTGTGGAGAACAAGAAGGACGTGTCTCCCAACCCGGCCCTGCTGGAACTGCTCCAAAACCCGGATGCACCGACCAGGATAGGCCCAGGCCCCATGGGGCCTAGTGGAGGAGTTAGTGGGGAGGCTGGAGGTGAGTCAGGCCCTGAAGAGGACTGGTTGAAGCTGGGGGCTGAGGCCTGTAACTTCATGCAGGCACAGAGAGGCTCCAAGCCCCCTCCTGTGGCCCCTAAACCCCAGCCTCCTCCACAGGTACCCCAGCTAGCAGGGAAGGGGGGTCAGCTGTTCGCCCGTAGGCAGAGCAGGATGGATCGCTATGTGGTGGAGACCCCCTCCTCACCCCAACCCAGTCCTGGCCACCCCCGCCAGCCCTCTcccacaccctccctcccctctcaatTCAAATACTCCTCCAGCTGCAGAGCCCCCCCTCCCATCAGctataaccccctcctctccccctcctgcccTCCCCAGGCCCAGCGCCAGAGGGCGGGGGTAGTAGGACAGGGTGGGGGTTCAGCGGGGCATAAAGCCACCCCTGGGGGTCAGAAGGCTCAAGGCATCAAGGCTCTGGACTTCATGAGTCACCAGCCCTATCAGCTAAACTCCTCCCTCTTCAGCTACGGGGGCAGGACTCCCCAGGGCCAAAACAAGATGCCACGTGTGTATGAGGTCAAACGTTTCTCCACACCACCTCCCACAGGCCCCGCCCCTACTGTCATCATCCCACGGTCAGCGACCACACTAGGAGAACCGATGTGGAGGTCTGATGTCATTTCTCTTCCCCCAACAGCCACTTCCTGCTACCAATCACTCTCTACCCCCCCCTACCAACCTCAGCCCCAGTGGGTCCCTCCTACTCCAGCCCCCACAGGCCCCCTCCCGCAGCTCCCGAGCTTCTCCTgcgtccatgtccctaaccctaacccctacccctcaCAGGCCCACGCCCCCCAACAAGGTAACAGTCAGTTTAAGAGTGCCCCTGATCTGAGCCCTTTGGCCCACACCCCACCTCGCCCCGCCTCCACGCAGCCCTCCAGAGTGCCTCGTCCCAAATTCAGCACCTCTAATCTGGGTCTGCAACCTAGCGTCTGGCGCCCCGGATCCACCATGACCTAA
- the LOC115121582 gene encoding synaptopodin 2-like protein isoform X1, translating into MHIGDTLYTYTRPIQVDRRISNADTHTAWLSRSLSASRSGFHSVVLPGRIHTDTHTAWLSRSLSASRSGFHSVVLPGRIHTATHTAWLSRSLSASRSGFHSVVLPGRIHTATHTDGPACFTLTSPPDSEAYYGEMDSDSDTHTHTHRRQRHTPPDARSPGRQQEEEETSEISGYESAPDGGVSLQGTWEQLPTLGNGGIQQWEQPTGSGTGGFQPGVPRREVVYQPQTQPPQARPEWTHPARPVLHHAQGEPVVGGEVEGDSGFQEAGGGVVLACSPLVSPERARGAMMLCSSSQMVPMVGAQLTPLSDELSATYKEKARQAKLQRGESVVDRQVKEARTKCRSIASLLTDAPNSNSKGVLMFKKRRQRAKKFTLTCFGRAEGEVGAETGGETEGEVGPETGGETEGEEEEGSSFPSGSEVDEEGFAGTFDPTWDSEYLDMLDRRSSACPSTYNSRPQTPTNQSSGLDSLAYQSPEVNMSFNQGSEMNAPAYQSPGLVYIAYQGKETKQYEQQRKLATPVTYNSAPNTSLTTSLSNGGSAGMSQASVVLTSPSHTPIPPQPDLNTNPNPPGGIHNRTARPFTSGLAPSRPPASPVIFRPVQPTPGLTMVSKPTAEVSMVTIASPRPSGAPEARRAVSSTSLYIPPRPTESILSPPPLVLSPPSSHTCTPSQPFPSPSVHTATFSPSSDCCSPSHYPPQPTQHFCSLTAPQLFSPPPAPIQHFSTPSQPFSPPPPHAPVYPSSAMAAQPFSPPSSSNQPFSPSSATPYIPSLAQTQPPPPLTFNSYVSMTNPAMVTPSTAQTPASDSLSSREQRIAVPASRTGILAEARRRSNKKPMFRPSVENKKDVSPNPALLELLQNPDAPTRIGPGPMGPSGGVSGEAGGESGPEEDWLKLGAEACNFMQAQRGSKPPPVAPKPQPPPQVPQLAGKGGQLFARRQSRMDRYVVETPSSPQPSPGHPRQPSPTPSLPSQFKYSSSCRAPPPISYNPLLSPSCPPQAQRQRAGVVGQGGGSAGHKATPGGQKAQGIKALDFMSHQPYQLNSSLFSYGGRTPQGQNKMPRVYEVKRFSTPPPTGPAPTVIIPRSATTLGEPMWRSDVISLPPTATSCYQSLSTPPYQPQPQWVPPTPAPTGPLPQLPSFSCVHVPNPNPYPSQAHAPQQGNSQFKSAPDLSPLAHTPPRPASTQPSRVPRPKFSTSNLGLQPSVWRPGSTMT; encoded by the exons ATGCATATAGGGGATACACTGTACACATACACTAGACCTATACAAGTAGACCGTAGAATAAgcaacgcagacacacacacagcctggctATCTCGTTCTCTTTCTGCCTCCAGGTCTGGGTTCCACTCTGTGGTCCTGCCGGGtcggatacacacagacacacacacagcctggctATCTCGTTCTCTTTCTGCCTCCAGGTCTGGGTTCCACTCTGTGGTCCTGCCGGGTCGgatacacacagccacacacacagcctggctATCTCGTTCTCTTTCTGCCTCCAGGTCTGGGTTCCATTCTGTGGTCCTGCCGGGTCGgatacacacagccacacacactgaCGGGCCTGCCTGCTTCACCCTCACCTCCCCCCCTGACAGTGAGGCCTATTATGGAGAGATGGACAGCGattcggacacacacacacacacacaccgccgccAGCGACACACTCCTCCGGACGCGCGCTCTCCCGGTCgccagcaggaggaggaggagacttcGGAGATAAGCGG gtatGAGAGCGCTCCAGATGGGGGTGTTTCCCTGCAGGGGACCTGGGAGCAACTACCCACACTGGGAAATGGGGGGATCCAACAGTGGGAGCAACCAACGGGATCAGGAACAGGGGGGTTTCAACCTGGAGTACCACGCAGGGAGGTGGTCTACCAACCCCAAACCCAACCCCCGCAGGCCCGGCCAGAGTGGACCCACCCAGCCCGGCCCGTCCTACACCATGCGCAGGGGGAGCCGGTggtgggaggagaggtggagggagacagtGGGTTCCAGGAGGCAGGGGGGGGTGTGGTTCTGGCCTGCTCACCCCTGGTGTCTCCAGAGCGGGCTAGAGGAGCCATGATGCTGTGCTCCAGCTCTCAGATGGTTCCCATGGTGGGTGCCCAGCTGACCCCACTCAGTGATGAACTGTCTGCTACGTACAAGGAAAAGGCCCGGCAAGCCA agctgcagagaggagagagtgtggtaGACAGGCAGGTGAAAGAGGCTCGTACTAAATGTCGTTCCATCGCCTCCCTGCTCACCGACGCTCCAAACTCCAACTCCAAAGGAGTTCTCATGTTCAAGAAGAGACGCCAGCGTGCCAAGAAGTTCACCCTCACCTGTTTTGGCCGCGCGGAGGGGGAGGTGGGTgctgagacagggggagagacggagggggaggtgGGTcctgagactgggggagagacggagggagaggaggaggaggggagttccTTCCCCTCGGGTTCAGAGGTGGATGAAGAGGGCTTTGCTGGAACCTTTGACCCCACGTGGGACAGCGAATACCTGGACATGCTGGATAGGAGGAGTTCTGCCTGCCCCTCCACCTATAACTCAAGGCCCCAAACACCAACTAATCAGAGCTCAGGGTTGGATTCCTTGGCCTATCAGAGTCCAGAGGTGAACATGTCATTCAATCAGGGGTCTGAGATGAATGCCCCAGCCTATCAGAGCCCCGGGCTGGTCTACATAGCCTATCAGGGGAAAGAGACAAAGCAGTATGAGCAGCAAAGGAAATTGGCCACTCCTGTCACCTACAACTCTGCCCCTAACACCTCCCTGACTACAAGTTTGTCCAATGGGGGCTCAGCAGGGATGAGTCAGGCCAGTGTGGTTCTGACTTCCCCCTCTCACACCCCTATCCCCCCCCAGCCTGAcctaaacactaaccctaacccgccTGGGGGAATCCATAACCGCACGGCACGCCCCTTCACCTCAGGCCTCGCCCCATCTCGCCCCCCTGCCAGCCCTGTCATCTTCCGACCCGTCCAGCCCACTCCTGGCTTAACAATGGTTTCCAAACCCACTGCTGAGGTATCCATGGTAACCATTGCCTCCCCTCGCCCTTCAGGGGCGCCCGAGGCCAGGAGAGCGGTCTCCAGtacctccctctacatccccccTAGACCTACTgaatccatcctctctcctcctcctcttgttctctctcctccatcctctcataCCTGCACTCCCTCTCagcctttcccttctccctcagtCCATACTGCCACCTTCTCTCCTTCTTCTGACTGCTGTTCTCCTTCTCATTATCCTCCTCAACCCACCCAACACTTCTGCTCCTTGACTGCTCCTCAactattctctcctcctcctgcccccaTTCAACACTTCTCTACTCCTAGTCAacctttctcccctcctcctcctcatgccCCAGTCTATCCATCCTCTGCCATGGCTGCCcagcccttctctcctccttcttcttctaatcaacccttctctccatcctctgccACACCTTACATTCCCTCCCTTGCTCAGACCCAACCCCCTCCTCCCTTGACCTTCAACTCCTATGTCTCTATGACAAACCCTGCCATGGTGACCCCCTCCACTGCTCAGACCCCTGCCTCTGATTCATTGTCGTCCCGTGAGCAGCGTATCGCCGTCCCCGCCTCCAGAACAGGCATTCTCGCGGAGGCGCGTCGTCGCAGCAACAAGAAGCCTATGTTCCGTCCTTCTGTGGAGAACAAGAAGGACGTGTCTCCCAACCCGGCCCTGCTGGAACTGCTCCAAAACCCGGATGCACCGACCAGGATAGGCCCAGGCCCCATGGGGCCTAGTGGAGGAGTTAGTGGGGAGGCTGGAGGTGAGTCAGGCCCTGAAGAGGACTGGTTGAAGCTGGGGGCTGAGGCCTGTAACTTCATGCAGGCACAGAGAGGCTCCAAGCCCCCTCCTGTGGCCCCTAAACCCCAGCCTCCTCCACAGGTACCCCAGCTAGCAGGGAAGGGGGGTCAGCTGTTCGCCCGTAGGCAGAGCAGGATGGATCGCTATGTGGTGGAGACCCCCTCCTCACCCCAACCCAGTCCTGGCCACCCCCGCCAGCCCTCTcccacaccctccctcccctctcaatTCAAATACTCCTCCAGCTGCAGAGCCCCCCCTCCCATCAGctataaccccctcctctccccctcctgcccTCCCCAGGCCCAGCGCCAGAGGGCGGGGGTAGTAGGACAGGGTGGGGGTTCAGCGGGGCATAAAGCCACCCCTGGGGGTCAGAAGGCTCAAGGCATCAAGGCTCTGGACTTCATGAGTCACCAGCCCTATCAGCTAAACTCCTCCCTCTTCAGCTACGGGGGCAGGACTCCCCAGGGCCAAAACAAGATGCCACGTGTGTATGAGGTCAAACGTTTCTCCACACCACCTCCCACAGGCCCCGCCCCTACTGTCATCATCCCACGGTCAGCGACCACACTAGGAGAACCGATGTGGAGGTCTGATGTCATTTCTCTTCCCCCAACAGCCACTTCCTGCTACCAATCACTCTCTACCCCCCCCTACCAACCTCAGCCCCAGTGGGTCCCTCCTACTCCAGCCCCCACAGGCCCCCTCCCGCAGCTCCCGAGCTTCTCCTgcgtccatgtccctaaccctaacccctacccctcaCAGGCCCACGCCCCCCAACAAGGTAACAGTCAGTTTAAGAGTGCCCCTGATCTGAGCCCTTTGGCCCACACCCCACCTCGCCCCGCCTCCACGCAGCCCTCCAGAGTGCCTCGTCCCAAATTCAGCACCTCTAATCTGGGTCTGCAACCTAGCGTCTGGCGCCCCGGATCCACCATGACCTAA